The nucleotide sequence GCCCGAGTGGACAACGCCGGCGATCGAGGCTGCGCTGCGAGCGGAGCTGCTGGACCGTCTGGAGCTCAAACCCCGGCTCGCCTTCGGTCCGTTGCGGGTCGCGATTACGGGTAGGCAGGTGTCGCCGCCCCTGTTCGAGTCCATGGAACTGCTCGGCCAGGACGTCAGCGTGAGCCGGATCGCGAGTGCCCTGGCGCTGGCCGGCGCCGGCTCGACCTCGGGCGAGGACTCCGGCTGAGGGCACGGGCCAGATCTTGGCCGAGAACTGGGCGGACGACGCCACGCCGAAGCCGATTTCGGGATGCGGGGATTCGTCCGGTAGAGTTACCGCTCGGCCCGGTCGGCGATCCCGGACGGGTTGTAGTGGGGTATGGGGTAATTGGCAGCCCAACTGATTCTGGTTCAGTTAGTCTAGGTTCGAGTCCTGGTACCCCAGCGCAGAAGTACGGTCACTGCACGCAAGACCTAGGGCCCCGTCGTCTAGCGGCCTAGGACGCCGCCCTCTCACGGCGGTAGCGAGGGTTCGAATCCCTTCGGGGCTACACGCATGACGGCCCCCGGTTCAGCCGGGGGCCGTTTTTCTATGTCCGCACCGTCGATCGAGCGTGACGCCGAGGCGGTTGGCCCTGGTCGCCGGACCCACCGCGCCACCGAAAGCGGCGGCTAGCTGAGCGCGGCTTGCAGGCGTTGAGCCGCCGCGGTCAGGATCGGCGCGAAACGTTGCCCGGGACTGCGCCCAAGCCGCTCGATGGGCCCGGAGACCGAGATGGCCGCCACCAGCCGCCGGTTGGCTCCGAAGACCGGGGCCGACACCGACGCGACCCCGACCTCCCGTTGACCGATGGACTGGGCCCAACCCCGCCGCCGCACGTCACCCAGCGTGCGCTCGGTGAACTCGGCGTTCTGCAACAGGGTTGCGATCGTTTCCGGTGACTCCCAGGCGAGCAGGACCTGGGCGCCGGACCCAGCGGTCAACGGCAATCGCGCCCCCAGGGGAACGGTGGTGCGCAGACCGGTAGCCCGCTCGGCGGCGGCGATGCAGACGCGTTCGCGGCCGTCGCGCCGGTACAGCTGGGTGCTCTCACCAGCGGTGTCGCGAACCCAGCTCAGGATCTCGCCGGCATGCTCGAGTAACGGGTCGGAGGCGTGGGCGGCAAGCTCGCCGAGCCGCGGGCCGGGAACGAAGCGCCCGTCGGCGTCGCGGGTGAGCAGCCGGTGCACCTCCAGG is from Jatrophihabitans telluris and encodes:
- a CDS encoding IclR family transcriptional regulator: MGQHSGIGVIDKTVAILQAVAEAPAALSDLVERTDIPRATAHRLAVALEVHRLLTRDADGRFVPGPRLGELAAHASDPLLEHAGEILSWVRDTAGESTQLYRRDGRERVCIAAAERATGLRTTVPLGARLPLTAGSGAQVLLAWESPETIATLLQNAEFTERTLGDVRRRGWAQSIGQREVGVASVSAPVFGANRRLVAAISVSGPIERLGRSPGQRFAPILTAAAQRLQAALS